Proteins encoded by one window of Rhodamnia argentea isolate NSW1041297 chromosome 6, ASM2092103v1, whole genome shotgun sequence:
- the LOC115748404 gene encoding disease resistance protein L6-like has protein sequence MLRAHAQIQAHPQKITFLREKEVLITVVFRDPTMEKGTSSRPSSGSSYEVFLSFRGADTRYGFTDCLYHDMVEAGIIVFRDNESLHVGKEIGGELLQAIENSKIYIPIFSKNYASSHWCLRELAHMVECTSKSNGNKEILPIFLDVEPEDVKLKTDLYSQALSKRQKIWCTEFESWEKALIEVGKLKGWNLKKDQGQGNLIRSVVRTISVKLKVAHENVTEHLVGVDDRVGAIIKMLDAGYDSVQYLGIHGMGGVGKTTLAKVVFNTLSSNFDRHCFLANVGELAKGNNGQVNLQKQLLSKLLGSHSIDQIDHVNDGINMMNKGVLTKKKVLIVLDDVDEKEQFKTLAGKCNWFGAGSGIIVTTRDQSVLTIEGEATSEGLVKKFANISMYDVREMEFDHALKLFSRHAFGRDSPPDHRVSLSKDIVLTLGKLPLALEITGSSLNSKPEALWVDTLKKLKEAPPMGVQRKLMISYERLDYAQRQVFLDIACLFVYGDKTYPFYMWDACGYYPHDALEVLVLTSLIKIKYGNTFWMHDQVRDLGREIVRQENFNDPCERSRVWNPEEALSIMKRKEGSRKTEALLIQPPLSLFRPFHEEILAHDGFANLRNPRFFYGDGVILAGDFNNLLSSLRWQIRKLPYWIEELVKIRRLDLSECTKLKELPDSVGKLQSLVELDLSSTTIGHLPDSIGDLKQLKVLRIRYVKGIAKLPSAIGLVEKLEELDAHKCDNLTGEIPEEIGRLFYLRILDLSYTHISGLPAMMSRLSNLQTLNLERCTELKWLPELPPRLISLGWGSDTVAHVYEDMSYEPESVTALPISINTLSQLEKLTLSCENMQFLPQLPSSLRELQLQNLATRRSPDFSNLKNLSILTLCGCSMPELCGIFDAELEVLSVELCKFRKLDALFQLEMERLRCLTMSWCEFLPEVVDLSRMKNLEDVFLSDCKSLLEIRGLEELGSLCSLRVERCSFMERMSDLSRLKRLNFLGVENCPKLRSVEGLNHLESLKVLSIFNAGEFGGDTSNLNLEYFIIRTDERPDREEHCKDVEAKPKYLRCGTAMSSLSSTSVGSNYFLPPWIHFANRAVVELFWILGSAPSGSLRASIIRPGLFRLKNGQESQYGAAITVNMNT, from the exons ATGTTGAGAGCCCACGCTCAGATTCAAGCACACCCCCAGAAAATAACTTTCCTGAGAGAAAAAGAGGTTTTGATAACTGTTGTGTTTAGAGATCCTACAATGGAGAAAGGGACGAGTTCACGGCCATCATCCGGATCTTCGTACGAGGTTTTTCTAAGCTTTCGGGGAGCAGACACCCGTTATGGATTCACTGATTGTCTTTACCATGACATGGTTGAGGCCGGGATTATTGTCTTTAGGGACAATGAATCCCTCCATGTCGGAAAGGAAATTGGTGGTGAACTTCTACAAGCAATTGAGAACTCCAAGATCTACATTCCCATATTCTCCAAGAATTATGCTTCGAGTCATTGGTGCCTCCGAGAGCTTGCACATATGGTCGAGTGCACCTCGAAATCAAATGGGAACAAAGAGATCCTACCCATCTTCTTGGACGTGGAGCCTGAAGATGTCAAACTCAAAACAGACTTGTATAGCCAAGCTCTTTCGAAGCGCCAGAAGATTTGGTGCACTGAATTTGAGTCATGGGAAAAGGCTCTCATCGAGGTGGGCAAGTTAAAGGGGTGGAACTTGAAGAAAGATCAAGG CCAAGGAAATCTCATACGTTCGGTAGTTCGAACGATTTCGGTTAAGCTGAAGGTTGCACATGAAAATGTGACTGAACATCTAGTCGGAGTTGATGATCGTGTAGGAGCTATAATCAAAATGTTGGATGCGGGATATGACAGTGTACAATATCTGGGAATCCACGGAATGGGCGGTGTTGGCAAAACAACCCTTGCTAAGGTCGTCTTCAACACACTATCTTCTAACTTTGACCGACACTGTTTCCTCGCAAACGTTGGGGAATTAGCAAAAGGCAATAATGGTCAGGtaaatttgcaaaaacaattgtTATCCAAACTCCTTGGTTCTCATTCTATCGACCAAATTGATCACGTGAATGATGGGATCAACATGATGAACAAGGGAgtacttacaaaaaaaaaagttctcattGTTCTAGATGACGTGGATGAGAAAGAGCAATTCAAAACTTTAGCAGGAAAATGCAATTGGTTCGGTGCTGGTAGCGGGATTATCGTAACCACTAGGGACCAAAGTGTCCTAACGATTGAGGGAGAAGCAACAAGTGAAGGCCTTGTAAAAAAGTTTGCAAACATTTCGATGTACGATGTACGAGAAATGGAATTTGATCATGCTCTTAAGCTTTTCAGTAGGCATGCCTTCGGAAGAGACTCTCCACCGGATCATCGCGTCTCCCTTTCAAAAGACATTGTCCTTACTTTGGGAAAGCTTCCTTTAGCTCTTGAGATTACAGGATCATCCCTTAACAGTAAACCCGAAGCGTTATGGGTAGACACATTGAAGAAGCTAAAAGAAGCTCCTCCCATGGGAGTCcaaagaaaattgatgatatCTTATGAAAGGTTAGATTATGCACAAAGGCAAGTATTTTTGGATATAGCTTGTCTCTTCGTATATggggataaaacatatcctttCTACATGTGGGATGCCTGTGGATACTACCCACACGATGCCCTTGAAGTCCTTGTTCTCACATCCTTGATAAAAATCAAGTACGGCAATACTTTCTGGATGCATGATCAAGTGCGAGACCTCGGAAGGGAAATCGTACGTCAAGAGAATTTCAACGATCCTTGTGAGCGTAGCAGAGTGTGGAATCCCGAGGAAGCTCTGAGCATTATGAAGCGTAaagag GGGAGTAGGAAAACGGAAGCACTGTTAATACAGCCTCCGTTATCATTATTTCGTCCTTTTCATGAAGAAATTCTGGCACATGATGGATTTGCTAATTTGCGAAACCCGAGGTTCTTTTATGGGGATGGGGTCATCCTTGCTGGAGACTTCAATAATCTTCTCTCCAGTTTAAGATG GCAGATCAGAAAATTGCCATACTGGATTGAAGAGCTAGTGAAAATTAGGCGGTTGGATTTATCAGAGTGTACGAAATTAAAGGAACTTCCAGACTCCGTTGGGAAATTACAATCATTAGTTGAGTTGGATTTGTCATCGACAACTATTGGTCACCTACCTGATTCAATCGGTGATCTAAAGCAATTGAAAGTACTTAGGATAAGATACGTAAAGGGGATTGCAAAATTGCCAAGTGCGATTGGACTGGTAGAGAAGCTTGAAGAGTTAGATGCACATAAATGTGACAACTTGACTGGTGAAATTCCTGAGGAAATTGGGAGACTGTTCTATTTGAGGATCCTAGACTTGTCATACACACATATATCCGGATTACCCGCCATGATGAGTCGCCTCTCTAATCTCCAAACACTTAATCTAGAACGATGTACTGAGCTTAAATGGTTGCCAGAGCTTCCCCCGAGATTGATTAGCCTGGGATGGGGCTCCGACACTGTTGCCCATGTCTATGAAGACatgtcatatgagccggagagTGTCACTGCTCTTCCTATTAGCATCAACACCCTATCTCAGCTGGAAAAACTAACATTGTCCTGCGAAAACATGCAATTCCTCCCCCAGCTCCCATCTAGTTTAAGAGAGTTACAACTTCAAAATCTGGCGACCAGACGATCGCcggatttttccaatttgaaaaacttgtcaATCTTGACACTTTGTGGTTGTTCAATGCCGGAATTGTGTGGTATATTTGATGCGGAGTTGGAGGTCCTCAGTGTGGAGCTCTGCAAGTTCAGAAAATTGGACGCACTGTTTCAGTTGGAAATGGAAAGACTAAGATGTTTAACGATGTCCTGGTGTGAGTTCCTCCCAGAAGTAGTTGATTTGTCGCGCATGAAGAATCTGGAAGACGTATTTCTGTCAGATTGCAAGTCGTTACTCGAGATTCGCGGCCTTGAAGAATTGGGATCCCTTTGCTCCCTAAGGGTCGAGCGTTGCAGTTTCATGGAGAGGATGTCAGACCTATCGAGATTGAAAAGGCTAAATTTCCTTGGAGTAGAAAACTGTCCAAAGCTCAGAAGCGTGGAAGGTCTAAACCACTTGGAATCTTTAAAGGTGTTGTCTATCTTCAATGCTGGAGAGTTTGGGGGTGACACCTCAAATTTGAATTTAGAATATTTCATTATAAG AACGGACGAGAGACCAGACCGTGAGGAGCACTGCAAGGACGTGGAGGCAAAGCCAAAGTATTTGCGGTGTGGAACAGCAATGTCCTCACTTTCGTCGACTTCAGTGGGAAGTAATTACTTCCTACCACCTTGGATCCATTTTGCAAACAGAGCTGTTGTTGAGTTGTTCTGGATTTTG GGTTCGGCTCCATCAGGTTCTCTCAGAGCTTCGATAATACGGCCTGGCCTCTTCAGACTTAAAAACGGGCAG GAGTCGCAGTATGGTGCTGCAATAACTGTCAACATGAACACATGA